A window of Candidatus Rokuibacteriota bacterium contains these coding sequences:
- the tsaB gene encoding tRNA (adenosine(37)-N6)-threonylcarbamoyltransferase complex dimerization subunit type 1 TsaB produces the protein MKILAIETSTLAGSAALLDGEQLVGEYTLNVRTTHSERLLTAVDRLLQDAGWTPATLEGLAVSIGPGSFTGLRIGVSTVKGLAFSLGIPAAAVSTLEALAWQLPFARHPVCPVLDARKGEVYAALFRWEDAGLVRDWEDQALAPDDLCARLSGPTIFVGDGITSYGTLFGERLGARAIFAPAARRLPSAACVGQLGLARLRTGEGVDPVALAPRYLRPSEAELKRRRAVSVH, from the coding sequence ATGAAAATCCTGGCGATCGAGACCTCCACCCTCGCCGGGAGCGCCGCGCTCCTCGACGGCGAGCAGCTCGTGGGTGAGTACACCCTGAACGTCAGGACCACCCACTCGGAGCGCCTGCTCACCGCCGTCGACCGGCTGCTCCAGGACGCGGGCTGGACGCCGGCGACGCTCGAGGGGCTCGCCGTGTCTATCGGACCCGGGTCGTTCACGGGGCTCAGGATCGGCGTCAGCACGGTCAAGGGACTGGCGTTCTCGCTCGGAATCCCCGCGGCAGCGGTCTCCACGCTCGAGGCCCTGGCCTGGCAGCTCCCGTTCGCGCGCCATCCGGTCTGCCCCGTCCTCGACGCCCGAAAGGGAGAGGTGTACGCCGCGCTCTTCCGCTGGGAGGACGCGGGTCTGGTCCGCGACTGGGAGGATCAGGCCCTGGCTCCCGACGACCTCTGCGCGCGCCTCTCGGGACCGACCATCTTCGTGGGCGATGGCATCACGAGCTACGGGACGCTGTTCGGGGAGCGGCTCGGCGCGCGCGCCATCTTCGCGCCGGCGGCGCGCAGGCTTCCCTCGGCCGCCTGCGTCGGCCAGCTCGGGCTTGCCCGCCTCAGGACAGGCGAGGGCGTCGATCCTGTCG